A region from the Medicago truncatula cultivar Jemalong A17 chromosome 6, MtrunA17r5.0-ANR, whole genome shotgun sequence genome encodes:
- the LOC112422533 gene encoding uncharacterized protein, with protein sequence MESSSSSISEITTNQPSVNCSIAPLMTSESNRPFFIAICTEIICELDPLIIAELYDELQEHWTLIDGYGNNHEVEFNKSILMPMLREGWHQFRNVYNIISNLLMSYTYLGNSTFQIQIFTGSTPTNEYPRYHRLTTSRLKDVTFYVDVPKKERIRTKLILPPDLGHFLKLKNHEYLRLCGTSNTITICKLLFEEDAESNATTVIIGRGWRPFCLTNRIYPDSILQFMCDSIMAKNIVSVCKVSRRY encoded by the exons atGGAGTCCAGTTCTTCATCCATAAGTGAAATAACAACCAATCAACCATCAGTAAATTGCAGCATAGCTCCATTGATGACATCTGAGTCTAATAGACCATTTTTCATTGCAATCTGCACAGAG ATAATTTGCGAATTAGATCCGCTTATTATTGCTGAACTTTATGATGAACTTCAAGAACATTGGACCTTGATAGATGGTTATGGAAATAATCATGAAGTTGAATTTAACAAATCTATACTAATGCCAATGCTTAGGGAAGGATGGCACCAATTCAgaaatgtttataatattatatcaaaccTACTTATGTCTTACACATATTTAGGAAATAGTACAttccaaattcaaattttcaccGGATCTACACCAACAAATGAATATCCACGCTATCATCGATTGACTACTTCAAGACTTAAAGATGTTACATTTTATGTTGACGTGCCGAAGAAAGAGCGAATTCGTACAAAATTG ATTCTACCACCTGATCTTGGTCATTTCCTTAAACTAAAAAACCATGAGTACCTACGGTTGTGTGGCACATCAAACACTATCACTATTTGCAAATTGCTCTTCGAAGAGGATGCTGAAAGTAATGCAACAACTGTGATCATAGGTCGAGGATGGAGGCCATTTTGCTTGACAAACCGTATATATCCAGATAGCATACTACAATTTATGTGTGACTCAATCATGGCTAAAAACATTGTCTCCGTTTGCAAAGTTTCGAGACGTTATTAA
- the LOC112422800 gene encoding uncharacterized protein, translating to MGYYLSDGIYPEWATFVKSIPMPQGDKRKLFAQHQKGARKDIEQAFGVLQSRFAIIHNPAQSWHLDALKRIMDMCIILHNMIVEDERATYGGTFDYFYDHLGNGPTAPSDDSNNDFQEFLRRRYNIRDKQIHRQLQQDLIEHIWERFV from the coding sequence ATGGGGTATTATCTATCAGATGGAATTTATCCTGAATGGGCAACATTTGTGAAAAGCATCCCAATGCCACAGGGGGATAAGAGAAAATTGTTTGCCCAACATCAAAAAGGTGCTCGAAAGGATATCGAACAAGCGTTTGGAGTTCTCCAATCCCGATTTGCTATCATACATAATCCAGCTCAATCTTGGCATTTGGATGCACTAAAACGTATAATGGATATGTGCATCATATTACACAACATGATTGTTGAAGATGAACGTGCCACATATGGTGGAacctttgattatttttatgatcatCTAGGCAATGGCCCAACTGCACCATCAGATGATTCTAATAATGATTTTCAAGAGTTCTTGCGTAGAAGATACAATATTCGCGATAAGcaaattcatcgacaacttcaACAAGACTTAATAGAACATATTTGGGAACGttttgtgtaa